From the genome of Faecalibacterium prausnitzii:
CGGCCCTCGCCGCGGGCCAGCCGCTCGCAGGAGGCCACGATGTCGCGGCCGATGGCCTTGCCCCGGTACTCCGGCTTCAGATAGAGGTGGAGCAGGTGCAGGGCGGTGTTCTCCATCTTCCAGGCAAAGTAGCCGATGAGCTTGTCGCCCAGAAAGACGAGGAAGTAGTTCACATCGCGGTCGATGTCCTCTTCGATGGCGTCGGCGCTCTGCAGCGTCTCCACCAGCGCGTCCAGCTGCTTCGCCG
Proteins encoded in this window:
- a CDS encoding GNAT family N-acetyltransferase; translation: MKPDYKLVAKAKYIHMTADLASELWHEVYKRYYPAKQLDALVETLQSADAIEEDIDRDVNYFLVFLGDKLIGYFAWKMENTALHLLHLYLKPEYRGKAIGRDIVASCERLARGEGRGRVCCEVHTKCLPVQQFFKARGYRLLKPVENAVGGISMQLTEMEKML